The genome window CATGGATGCAGTCACAATCGAAAAGCGGAGGCGAAAAACCTTTGAAAACCTGGACACGAAAACGGGTGGTGGTCACGGGCGGGGCCGGCTTTCTGGGATCGCATCTGTGCGAACGTCTCCTGGCCGAAGGAAACGATGTCCTCTGCGTGGACAATCTGTTTTCCGGCAATCGGGACAACATCATCCATCTTCTGGGACATCCCGGTTTCGAGTTTATCCGCCACGACATCACCTTTCCCCTGTATCTTGAGGTGGACGAAATCTACAACCTGGCCTGCCCCGCCTCTCCCATCCATTACCAGCACGATCCGGTCCAGACCACCAAAACCAATGTCCATGGGGCCATCAACATGCTGGGATTGGCCAAACGGGTCCGGGCGCGCATCCTTCAGGCATCCACCAGCGAGGTCTATGGCGACCCCGAACAACATCCCCAAAAGGAAGACTATTGGGGACACGTCAATCCCATCGGCCTGCGGGCGTGCTACGACGAAGGAAAAAGGTGCGCCGAAACCCTGTTCTTCGATTATTACCGCCAGCACGGACTGTCCATCAAGGTGGTCCGCATCTTCAATACCTACGGCCCCCGCATGCATCCCAACGATGGACGGGTCGTGTCCAACTTTATCGTCCAGGCACTGAACAATGAACCCATCACCCTCTATGGCGATGGCTCGCAAACACGCTCGTTCTGTTTCGTCGATGATCTGATCGACGGCATGGTGGCCTTCATGAAAACCCCTGATCGGATTCCAGGTCCCGTGAATCTGGGCAACGACCATGAATTCACCATTCTCGAACTGGCCCAAAAGGTGATCGCCTTGACCGGTTCCTCCTCGCCGTTGGTCATGAAACCTCTTCCCTCCGACGACCCCAGGCAACGGCGTCCCGATCTGACCCGCGCCCGGGAATATCTGGAATGGGAGCCCCGTATTTCATTGGATGATGGCTTGATCGCCACCATCGATTATTTTAAAAGTTTGTTCCGGAAAGCATAATCCGAAGAGGTGGCATGGTGTCATCCCCGCATGGCCCGCATGAATGGATGCTGCCGATGGGCCATCGTCCCGTTGCATGGGGACGTGTTGGTCGGTGGCTGCTCCTGATCGCATTGCTTTCGGCGAAAGCGGCATGGGCCGTGGACGAACCGCTTTCCTATGAGGTGGCGTTTCGTGGCGTGGAAGGATCGCTGCTTTCGTTGCTGCAATCGGTCTCTTCTTCGGTCCGGTTGCAGGATCGCCCCCCTGCGAATCCATCATCGCTGCGGCGCCGGGCCATGGACGATCACGAAAAAATGGTGCAGGCCCTTCAATCCAGGGGATGGTTCGATGCCCGTGTGGACGTCCTTCTTCCCGACGAAAGGCCGGTCCGGACCATCCTCTTCGTTGTCGATACGGGACAACTCTATCATTTGGCCCCCCCCGGATTGCGGATCAAGCCGGTGCATGACCGATTGGGGGCAATCACCGCGGAAAGCCTGGGATTGCGCGAAGGGGCACCCGCCGAATCCGCCGTTGTCTTTTCGGCGCGGGAGGCGTTGCTGGCTCGTGTCCGTCAGTTGGGGTTTCCCCACGCCTCGCTCGGAGATCATGGACACGATCTGGATCGCGCCGCCCGTCTGTTGCATGTCGTCCTCGACCTCGACGCAGGCCCCCTGGTCCGCCTGGGACCGGTCCGGTTCTCGGGAGATGAAGGTCTGGATGCAACATTTCTGGCGCGGCATTTGTCATGGCGCCCGGGTGCGGTCTACCATCCCATGCGACTGGAACGGGCGCAGCGCACCCTCATGGGTACGGGACTGTTCTCCGCGGTGGCGGTGGAACTGGGGGCGGCCCCGCCCGAGGGCGAACTGTGGCCGGTCGATGTACGTCTGACACAGCGAAAACACAGGACCGTCTCCACCGGCGCCGGCTACAGCACCGACAAGGGAATCAACCTGAAAGGGGCCTGGGAACACCGCAATGCCTTTCAGGTCGGACAGCGCATCAAGGTAAAAACCGAGTTGGGAACCGAAGCGCAATCGGTGTTCCTGTCCCACGAAACCCCATCATTCATCAGTTCACAGCAAAAATTGACCCTTTCCGCTCAATCGGAACGCACACTCGAAGATGCCTTCGTCAGCCAGTCCATCCAGCTCGGCGCCAATCTGTTGCGCCCGGTGTTTCCTCCGGGGGGAGAGGCCAGCGTCGGCGTGGAATGGCGCATTGCCGATGTCATGGAAAAAAGTGGCGGTGGCGTCCGTTCTTCCTTTGCCACCACCGCCATTCCCATGGTGTTCAAACTTGATCGCAGCGATGATCTTCTGGATCCACGCAACGGATGGCGTTGGGCCTCGGAACTCAAACCGGTGCTGTCTCTTTCCGCCGCTGGCGAACCACATGCCCGGTTTGTCCAACGGGGCAGTTGGTATCACACCCTTTCCTCGGCGTCGCCAACCGTATTGGCTTTGCGGGGCGAAGCAGGCACGGTGATGGGGGCAAGCCATGGGGACCTTGCGGCGGATCAACGTCTTTATGCCGGGGGAAGCGGCACGTTGCGGGGGGTTGGTTATCAGTTGGCGGGACCGTTGGATGGAGAACACAAGCCGATCGGTGGCCGGTCCCTTCTGGCCCTGGGAACGGAGGTTCGCTGGTTGGCGACAGATCAGGTGGGGCTGGTCGGATTCCTGGATGCGGCGCGGAGTTACCTGGGACAGACCCCCGATGTGGGGGAAGGACTGTTGTCGGGCGCGGGAATGGGCGTCCGCTATTTGACTCCGGTTGGACCTCTGCGGTTTGATCTGGCCTTTCCCCTGCGACGCAGGGAAGAGGTGGACGATCCTTTTCAGGTCTACGTCAGCATTGGGCAGGCCTTTTAGTCATGCATCGCGCACGGATCCGTCACCGTCCCCGGAGCATTCCGACGGGAAAACGCTTGCCATGATGCGCCGTTGGAGGTATGAATACCCGTTAGTTGCCATTAACGTGATTTCCGCGGCTGATTGGGGATAAAGCCCATGAAAAAGTTTCAGATGGAATTGGCTGGACTTATCGTCGAATCGGTTCAGGAGATTTTTTCCGCCTATCTGTTCATCGAAGCAACCCCCGGCCCTGTGAAAACCAGCGTCCCTGGCGAAATCTACATCCCGCCAAAGACCGAAGTCCTGGCCATGGTCAGCTATCATGGCGCCTTCGATGGCGGGATGCATCTGGCCTCTCCCGAATATGTGGCGTGCAAACTTTCCGGCGCCTTCGCCGGAGTGGAACTGGAAACCATGAACGCCGAAGGGTGTGACGCCTTCGGGGAACTGGCCAATCTGATCGCGGGCGGGGTACAGACCCGTCTGATGGAACATCACGGCTTCGCGGAAATCACCCTGACCCCGCCAACCGTCTCGACCCAGGGACAAATCAACGGCATCTACCGGGAAGACCTGTCGAGCGTCCAGCAATACTTCAAGTTTGCCGGCGGATTGATGTTCGCCGAATGTTTTTTCATTCCACGCCTTGCCGAAATGCACCCCAATCCGTGAACTTGAAGATCATGACGGATCGCCTTCACGTTTGCCACCGCTGTTTCTGAAGCGAGGTTGACGTTTTTCCTTGAACGCGGCGACCCCCTCGCGAGACTCGGCGGTTTGATAGAAAAGCGAAACGGCATGCAGTCCCAGTTGGGACAAACCGGCCAGGTGTTGCGTGTCGGCATTGAAGGAACTCTTGGCCAAGGCCAGGGCGGTTGGCGAAAGGGCGAGGATCTCCGCACACCATCGCGCCACTTCCTCGTCCAGGCGGTCCTCGGCAACGACACGATTGACCATGCCCATTTCCATTGCCTCGGTGGCGCTGTAGCGGCGACAGAGAAACCACATTTCCCGGGCTTTTTTCTCCCCGAGAACACGCGCCATGAACGCCGTGCCGAAACCAGGATCCACCGACCCGACCCGGGGTCCGACCTGTCCGAAGACCGCCCCCTCGGAGGCGATGGTCAGATCACACAGCAAAGCAAGCACATTACCGCCTCCGATGGCAAAACCACGCACCTTGGCAATGACCGGCTTGGGTACGGCGCGAATGATCCCCTGCAACGCTTCCAAAGGCAAGCCGATAATCCCCCGGCCATCGTAGGACCCGCTGTGGGCCGATTGATCGCCACCGGTACAAAAAGCCTTGTCTCCAACCCCGGTCAGCACAATGACGCCAATATCCCGATTCCAGCCCGCGCGATCGAAGGCATGGATCATTTCCTCGCACGTCCGGGCGCGAAAGGCGTTGAGGCTTCCAGGCCGGTTGATGGCGATTGTGGCGACCCCTTCCGACTCGTGATAAAGAATATCCTGATAATCCATCGCGATTGATCCTCAAGTCCGGTTTGATTCAACCTTTCCAACAGCCCCATCCCTCGGTATATAAAGAGTCTCAAGGACCGGACACTCCGGTTGCCCGCAAGACCGTCGTGTTTCCGGCCTTGTGTCGCTCGCCGGTTGACGCCTCCGGCTGAAGTCTGGTAGCGACATCATACCCGGATCGGGCCGGAAAAAACACGCGCCGAAACACAATCGGCGCATAAGGGATGTTGCATTTTCGAAACAGGGGCTTACCATCACGAGACGTTCATACCGACATCAGCGCATCCCGAGGCAAAACATGTTATCCTGGCAGCCATGATCCAACCATCCTTCGACTCCTTCCTGCGTCTGAGCGCCCAAGGCAACGTGGTTCCCATCTATCGGGAAATCCTGGCCGATCTCGACACCCCGGTATCCGCCTTCATCAAGGTGGCGGGCGATGCCAGCTATTCCTTTCTTTTCGAGTCGGTGCTCGGGGGAGAGAAATGGGGACGGTACAGTTTTCTGGGACTCGATCCGGCGGCGATCTTCCTGGCCTTTCCCAACCGGGTGGAAATTCGCTGGCGCAACCGGCCCAAGGAGGTATTCACCTCGGGTCAGCCGGTGCGCATTCTCGAATCGCTGATGCGCCGGTTCACCCCTGTCGAGGTTCCCGGTCTGCCCCGTTTCCATGGCGGGGCCGTCGGGTATTTTGGATACGACATGATCCGTTCCTTCGAACGGGTCCCCGACAACAACCCCGATACCCTGGGGACTCCGGACGCCATTTTCATGTTGTCGGACATGGTCATTCTTTTCGACAATCTGGCGGGAAGGATCAAGGTGGTCGTCAATCTGTTCATCGACCCCCGCGACGATATCGTCACGCTTTACGCCGATGCCGTGACCCGCATCAACCAAATGGTCACCAACCTGCGCAATGCCCCATCGCGACCGAAGCCCACTGCCCGAGGCCCGCGGATTCACGAAGATGCGTTTCGTCATGAAATGTCCAAATCCACCTTCGAGGCGGCGGTCGAAAAGGCCAAGGAATACATTCGCGCCGGCGACATTTTTCAGGTCGTCCTGTCGCAAAGGCTTTCCATCCCCTTTGCCCATTCTCCCTTGTCGCTCTACCGGGCGTTACGGGCGACCAATCCATCGCCCTACATGTTTCTCCTGAATTTTGGCGACTTTTCCCTGGTCGGCTCCAGTCCCGAGATTCTTGTCCGGCAGGAGGGAACGACCGTCACCGTGCGTCCCATCGCCGGAACCCGGCGCCGTGGTGAAAACGAAGACCGTGATCTGGTCCTGGAACAGGAACTCCTCGCTGATCCCAAGGAACTGGCGGAACATATCATGCTTGTCGATCTGGGACGCAACGATCTGGGACGGGTCGCGGTCCATGGATCGGTCCGGGTCACGGAACGTCTGGTCATCGAACGATATTCCCAGGTCATGCACATCGTGTCCAATGTCGAAGCGACCCTGAAACCGGGATTGACCCCATTCGATGTCGTCGCGGCCACTTTTCCGGCGGGCACGGTCAGTGGCGCCCCGAAAATCAGGGCCATGGAGATTATCGACGAACTGGAAGTGTCACGCCGGGGGCCCTACGCGGGAACGGTCGGATACGTGTCCTTCTCCGGCAACATGGATCTGGCCATCACCATTCGCACCGCCATCATCAAGAACGGGACCCTTCATGTCCAGGCAGGGGCGGGCATCGTCGCCGACTCCATACCGGAACGGGAATACGAGGAAACACGCGAAAAGGCCCGAGCCATTTTTCGCGCCGTCGATATGGTTCAACAGGGACTGGAGTGACCGGCATGCTCCTGATGATCGACAATTACGATTCCTTCACCTACAACCTGGTTCAATATTTCGGCGAACTCGGATCGGAAGTCCTGGTCAAGCGCAATGACGAAATCACGGTCGAGGACGTGATCCGTCTTGCCCCCAGTCACATCGTCATCTCCCCCGGACCTGGCAATCCCGATCAGGCGGGGATCACCCTGGAACTCATTCGCCGGTTGTCGGGCATGATTCCGATTCTCGGTGTCTGTCTGGGTCATCAGGCGATGGGACAGGTCTTTGGCGGTCGGGTAGTGCGTGCGCCGACACTCATGCACGGGAAGACCTCGCGCATCTACCATGAAGCCACCGATCTGTTCCTGAATCTCCCCTCGCCGTTCAACGCCACCCGTTATCATTCACTCATCGTCGAGAAAACGACTTTTCCCGAATGTCTGGACATCACCGCCTGGACCGACGATGGTTTGATCATGGGGTTGCGGCACAAAACCATGCCGGTCCATGGCGTTCAGTTTCATCCCGAATCGATCCTGACCGAGCACGGGCATGCCTTGTTGAAAAACTTTCTCGATACGTCCCAAGGATTTGAAGGACGGCCCAGATCATGAACATGCACCTGGCGATTTCGCGTCTGATCGAACGACACAATCTGTCTCAGGAAGAGGCGCGGCAGGTCATGGAACGGATCATGGCGGGCGAGGCGACCTCGGCCCAGATCGCCGCTTTTGCCGTCGCGCTGCGGATGAAGGGAGAAACGGTCGATGAACTTGCGGGCGCGGCCCAGGCGATGCGTGAAAAGGCAACCCGGGTGACGACCGCGGCAACCCCGTTGATCGATACCTGCGGCACCGGCGGCGATGGCCGGGGAACCTTCAACATTTCCACGACCGCCGCTTTTGTCGTGGCTGCCTGTGGTGTCACGGTCGCCAAACATGGCAACAGTTCCATTTCCTCCAAATGCGGGTCGGCGGATCTGCTTCGCGCCCTGGGGGTTGGCATCGAGGTGTCTCCCGCCACGGTAGCGCGTTGCCTGGAGGGTGCGGGGATTGGTTTTCTGTTCGCCCCGCGCCATCATGGGGCCATGAAGCATGCGGCGCAACCGCGGAAGGAGTTGGGAGTTCGCACCCTGTTCAATCTTCTGGGGCCCCTGACCAATCCCGCTTCCGCCACCTGCCAACTGATGGGTGTGTTCGATGGACGATGGACGGAACCGCTCGCTCATGTTCTGGGCCGTTTGGGCGTGCGGCGCGCCCTGGTGGTTCACGGGCTGGACGGTCTGGATGAACTGACCACGACTGCCGGCAACATTGTCTCGGAACTCAGGAGGGATGGCACGGTGGAAACCCGGACGGTCGAACCCGAGGAGTGGGGCCTCGCCCGGGCTTCCCTCGAAGCGTTGTCGGGAGGCGATGTCGCCGAAAACGTGACCATTACCCGGGAGATCCTTTCCGGAACCCGCGGTCCCAGACGGGACATCGTGGTACTCAACGCAGGCGCAGCCCTGTATGTCGCCGATGCCGCCGTGGACATCGTCTCCGGCATGGAACGGGCAGCCCAGGCCATCGACAGTGGCGAGGCATCGCGAAAATTGAATCTTCTCATTTCGCTGACCGGGACAAAACACGGACAATAACGAGGAAGACATGAACACCCGTGGCAGCGTTCTCGACCGCATCATGGCCACCAAACGCGACGAAGTGGCCCGCAGCCGGGCTGCGATCTCCGAAGAGGAACTGCTGCGACGCATTTCCGATCTGGAAGCGGTGCGGGGATTTTCCTCGACCCTCCAAAACGCGATGAATCGGCAGCATGGGGCCATCATCGCGGAAATCAAGCGGGCATCGCCATCGAAAGGGACAATCTTTCCCGAGAATTTGGCCCCCTTCGATCCGGCATCCATTGGAAAAGGATACCAGGATCATGGCGCCGCCTGTCTTTCCTGCCTGACCGACAGGGATTATTTTCGTGGATCGGATGAATTTCTTCCTCTATTGCGTCAACAGGTGCCTCTTCCGGTGTTACGCAAGGATTTTCTGTACGATCCCTATCAGGTCGTGCAATCGCGCGCCCTGGGCGCCGATGCCATTTTGCTGATCATGGCCGTCTTGTCACCTGCCCAGGCATTGGAACTGGAAGCGGCAGCCCTGGAGGTCGGTCTGGATGTCCTGGTTGAAATTCATGATGAAACGGAACTGGAAGCGGCCCATGATCTTGCATCGCCGCTCATTGGCATCAACAACCGCAACCTGAAATCGTTTGAAACCTCTTTGGATCGATGCCTGGAGCTGGCGCACAGAATCGAACCCGGTCGCATCGTGGTTGCCGAAAGTGGCATCGCGACCGGTCAGGACCTGGCGCGATTGCTGGCCAACGGCATTCGCGCCTTTCTTATCGGCACGGCCTTCATGCACCATCCCGACCCTGGGGCGGCCCTGGGGCGGCTGGTAGCGGATGTTTGTACTCACTGAATTTGGCCATTCTATGTGAGACATGGGCCAGGGTATCAAAAAGAAGGCAATTGTCGAATTCCATCCGAGGCGGAACAGAATTGGCCGCTGTATTTCTTACGGTTGGGTGCAACCGGTATTTGCTCACCGTTGGCTATAAAGCTCTCCTTGGCAAGTTTCCACGCTGCATCCAGTTCGGCAATAGCATTTTCTGGAGAGTCGCCAAACGCGGAGATGGTCGGCATCTCGACAAGACGGGCGATCCAATCACCATCGGCATCTTCCCAGGTTTCCAAGCTATAGCCGTCAAACCTGTCTTTGTTGTTCATGGCATCATTCCTCAATTAATTTAAGGGC of Magnetococcales bacterium contains these proteins:
- a CDS encoding type II toxin-antitoxin system HicB family antitoxin encodes the protein MNNKDRFDGYSLETWEDADGDWIARLVEMPTISAFGDSPENAIAELDAAWKLAKESFIANGEQIPVAPNRKKYSGQFCSASDGIRQLPSF
- a CDS encoding BamA/TamA family outer membrane protein — protein: MGHRPVAWGRVGRWLLLIALLSAKAAWAVDEPLSYEVAFRGVEGSLLSLLQSVSSSVRLQDRPPANPSSLRRRAMDDHEKMVQALQSRGWFDARVDVLLPDERPVRTILFVVDTGQLYHLAPPGLRIKPVHDRLGAITAESLGLREGAPAESAVVFSAREALLARVRQLGFPHASLGDHGHDLDRAARLLHVVLDLDAGPLVRLGPVRFSGDEGLDATFLARHLSWRPGAVYHPMRLERAQRTLMGTGLFSAVAVELGAAPPEGELWPVDVRLTQRKHRTVSTGAGYSTDKGINLKGAWEHRNAFQVGQRIKVKTELGTEAQSVFLSHETPSFISSQQKLTLSAQSERTLEDAFVSQSIQLGANLLRPVFPPGGEASVGVEWRIADVMEKSGGGVRSSFATTAIPMVFKLDRSDDLLDPRNGWRWASELKPVLSLSAAGEPHARFVQRGSWYHTLSSASPTVLALRGEAGTVMGASHGDLAADQRLYAGGSGTLRGVGYQLAGPLDGEHKPIGGRSLLALGTEVRWLATDQVGLVGFLDAARSYLGQTPDVGEGLLSGAGMGVRYLTPVGPLRFDLAFPLRRREEVDDPFQVYVSIGQAF
- the trpE gene encoding anthranilate synthase component I, whose translation is MIQPSFDSFLRLSAQGNVVPIYREILADLDTPVSAFIKVAGDASYSFLFESVLGGEKWGRYSFLGLDPAAIFLAFPNRVEIRWRNRPKEVFTSGQPVRILESLMRRFTPVEVPGLPRFHGGAVGYFGYDMIRSFERVPDNNPDTLGTPDAIFMLSDMVILFDNLAGRIKVVVNLFIDPRDDIVTLYADAVTRINQMVTNLRNAPSRPKPTARGPRIHEDAFRHEMSKSTFEAAVEKAKEYIRAGDIFQVVLSQRLSIPFAHSPLSLYRALRATNPSPYMFLLNFGDFSLVGSSPEILVRQEGTTVTVRPIAGTRRRGENEDRDLVLEQELLADPKELAEHIMLVDLGRNDLGRVAVHGSVRVTERLVIERYSQVMHIVSNVEATLKPGLTPFDVVAATFPAGTVSGAPKIRAMEIIDELEVSRRGPYAGTVGYVSFSGNMDLAITIRTAIIKNGTLHVQAGAGIVADSIPEREYEETREKARAIFRAVDMVQQGLE
- the trpD gene encoding anthranilate phosphoribosyltransferase; this translates as MNMHLAISRLIERHNLSQEEARQVMERIMAGEATSAQIAAFAVALRMKGETVDELAGAAQAMREKATRVTTAATPLIDTCGTGGDGRGTFNISTTAAFVVAACGVTVAKHGNSSISSKCGSADLLRALGVGIEVSPATVARCLEGAGIGFLFAPRHHGAMKHAAQPRKELGVRTLFNLLGPLTNPASATCQLMGVFDGRWTEPLAHVLGRLGVRRALVVHGLDGLDELTTTAGNIVSELRRDGTVETRTVEPEEWGLARASLEALSGGDVAENVTITREILSGTRGPRRDIVVLNAGAALYVADAAVDIVSGMERAAQAIDSGEASRKLNLLISLTGTKHGQ
- a CDS encoding chemotaxis protein CheX — protein: MKKFQMELAGLIVESVQEIFSAYLFIEATPGPVKTSVPGEIYIPPKTEVLAMVSYHGAFDGGMHLASPEYVACKLSGAFAGVELETMNAEGCDAFGELANLIAGGVQTRLMEHHGFAEITLTPPTVSTQGQINGIYREDLSSVQQYFKFAGGLMFAECFFIPRLAEMHPNP
- a CDS encoding SDR family oxidoreductase, producing MQSQSKSGGEKPLKTWTRKRVVVTGGAGFLGSHLCERLLAEGNDVLCVDNLFSGNRDNIIHLLGHPGFEFIRHDITFPLYLEVDEIYNLACPASPIHYQHDPVQTTKTNVHGAINMLGLAKRVRARILQASTSEVYGDPEQHPQKEDYWGHVNPIGLRACYDEGKRCAETLFFDYYRQHGLSIKVVRIFNTYGPRMHPNDGRVVSNFIVQALNNEPITLYGDGSQTRSFCFVDDLIDGMVAFMKTPDRIPGPVNLGNDHEFTILELAQKVIALTGSSSPLVMKPLPSDDPRQRRPDLTRAREYLEWEPRISLDDGLIATIDYFKSLFRKA
- a CDS encoding aminodeoxychorismate/anthranilate synthase component II → MLLMIDNYDSFTYNLVQYFGELGSEVLVKRNDEITVEDVIRLAPSHIVISPGPGNPDQAGITLELIRRLSGMIPILGVCLGHQAMGQVFGGRVVRAPTLMHGKTSRIYHEATDLFLNLPSPFNATRYHSLIVEKTTFPECLDITAWTDDGLIMGLRHKTMPVHGVQFHPESILTEHGHALLKNFLDTSQGFEGRPRS
- the trpC gene encoding indole-3-glycerol phosphate synthase TrpC, with product MNTRGSVLDRIMATKRDEVARSRAAISEEELLRRISDLEAVRGFSSTLQNAMNRQHGAIIAEIKRASPSKGTIFPENLAPFDPASIGKGYQDHGAACLSCLTDRDYFRGSDEFLPLLRQQVPLPVLRKDFLYDPYQVVQSRALGADAILLIMAVLSPAQALELEAAALEVGLDVLVEIHDETELEAAHDLASPLIGINNRNLKSFETSLDRCLELAHRIEPGRIVVAESGIATGQDLARLLANGIRAFLIGTAFMHHPDPGAALGRLVADVCTH
- a CDS encoding enoyl-CoA hydratase/isomerase family protein, producing the protein MDYQDILYHESEGVATIAINRPGSLNAFRARTCEEMIHAFDRAGWNRDIGVIVLTGVGDKAFCTGGDQSAHSGSYDGRGIIGLPLEALQGIIRAVPKPVIAKVRGFAIGGGNVLALLCDLTIASEGAVFGQVGPRVGSVDPGFGTAFMARVLGEKKAREMWFLCRRYSATEAMEMGMVNRVVAEDRLDEEVARWCAEILALSPTALALAKSSFNADTQHLAGLSQLGLHAVSLFYQTAESREGVAAFKEKRQPRFRNSGGKREGDPS